From Micromonospora echinospora, one genomic window encodes:
- a CDS encoding serine/threonine protein kinase — protein MSDGQDNYVGPPDAPDRYELIERRAAGGEGEVWRAREHHGDVAFSYAVKILRVPAEDQTDRGLEGLRLQAALATQLEHPALVKVKEVFVGPSPHPAGTATTDSAPRLYFVMKWIEGRSLQEMLESGAVRGLDVLGPLEPIAEAVDYLHSGQDTDGIPVLHRDIKPANILVSGSGRAYLVDFGLVRLRSTSGTARVYGTAPFMAPESLARGEYTPATDRYALGATVIYALTGEVPVPGDTDGMTRQLTASLGAGQDRTVRGILSMVAVTAERRPAAAASWVRALRTAPPETSVGGAPPASPRPTSGPPHHPLPPTSGPPTSAPSGYPLPPGSPLPPTSGPPNRSLPPTSGPPGSPPSGSPAASNYPLPPGPRPVGAPGPSAYPLPPGPGPAGFPGAPARKKSKLPLVIGIVAAVLVAACCVPSVWNLAQGNLPGGLDPSPTPSVDRASPPPAVTALEPVLLSVADVASAMKIDRDSVKSSTTTDVLQNGLTRLTLCADGTVRGDAIGAHSSNGYWVTTGQYPYLGSAVAGFYGDAADPFLDAVRRSAERCGWRPFTVPKLGQESFGITVSGSNGVYAMIFVRSGQVLLQVAIQNDYEGGTHQSDLIKMATSMAKRLPKPKAGR, from the coding sequence GTGTCGGATGGGCAGGACAACTACGTGGGACCGCCGGACGCGCCGGACCGGTACGAGCTGATCGAGCGGCGCGCCGCCGGTGGAGAGGGCGAGGTCTGGCGGGCTCGTGAGCACCACGGGGACGTGGCGTTCTCGTACGCGGTGAAGATTCTCCGGGTGCCGGCGGAGGACCAGACCGATCGCGGCCTGGAGGGTCTCCGGCTCCAGGCGGCGCTGGCGACCCAGCTCGAACACCCAGCGCTGGTGAAGGTCAAGGAGGTCTTCGTCGGCCCGTCGCCGCACCCGGCCGGGACGGCCACCACGGACAGCGCGCCGCGACTGTACTTCGTGATGAAGTGGATCGAGGGCCGCAGCCTCCAGGAGATGCTGGAGAGCGGTGCGGTGCGTGGGCTGGACGTCCTCGGGCCGCTCGAACCGATCGCCGAGGCCGTCGACTACCTGCACAGCGGCCAGGACACCGACGGCATACCGGTCCTGCACCGGGACATCAAGCCGGCCAACATCCTCGTCTCCGGTAGCGGACGGGCCTACCTCGTCGACTTCGGGCTGGTCCGGCTGCGCAGCACCAGCGGTACCGCCCGGGTGTACGGCACGGCACCGTTCATGGCACCGGAGTCCCTGGCGCGGGGCGAGTACACCCCGGCCACGGACCGCTACGCCCTCGGCGCGACCGTCATCTACGCGCTGACCGGCGAGGTGCCGGTCCCCGGCGACACCGACGGCATGACCCGGCAGCTCACCGCGTCGCTCGGGGCGGGGCAGGACCGGACGGTCCGCGGGATCCTGTCGATGGTCGCGGTGACCGCCGAGCGGCGGCCGGCGGCTGCGGCGTCCTGGGTCAGGGCACTGCGTACCGCACCGCCGGAAACCTCGGTCGGCGGGGCCCCACCGGCGTCTCCGCGGCCGACCTCCGGACCGCCGCATCACCCGCTGCCGCCCACGTCCGGACCGCCCACCTCCGCGCCGTCCGGCTACCCGCTGCCGCCCGGTTCTCCGCTGCCGCCCACCTCCGGGCCGCCGAACCGGTCGCTGCCGCCCACCTCCGGGCCCCCCGGTTCCCCGCCGTCGGGCAGCCCGGCGGCGTCGAACTACCCGCTGCCACCCGGACCCCGGCCGGTGGGGGCGCCCGGCCCGTCGGCGTACCCCCTGCCGCCCGGCCCGGGACCGGCGGGCTTCCCCGGGGCGCCCGCCCGGAAGAAGTCCAAGCTCCCGTTGGTGATCGGAATCGTGGCGGCGGTCCTCGTCGCCGCCTGCTGCGTACCGTCGGTGTGGAACCTCGCTCAGGGCAACCTGCCCGGCGGCCTCGATCCGAGTCCGACCCCGAGCGTCGACCGTGCCTCCCCGCCGCCGGCGGTGACCGCACTGGAGCCCGTGCTGCTGTCGGTGGCCGATGTCGCGTCCGCGATGAAGATCGATCGTGACTCGGTCAAGTCGAGTACGACCACCGACGTGCTGCAGAACGGCCTGACCAGGCTCACGCTCTGTGCGGACGGCACCGTGCGCGGCGACGCGATCGGCGCGCACAGCAGTAACGGCTACTGGGTGACCACCGGCCAGTACCCGTACCTCGGCTCGGCGGTCGCCGGCTTCTACGGCGACGCGGCCGACCCGTTCCTCGACGCCGTCCGCAGGTCGGCCGAGCGGTGCGGGTGGCGGCCGTTCACGGTACCGAAGCTGGGTCAGGAGTCGTTCGGAATCACCGTCAGCGGCTCCAACGGCGTCTACGCGATGATCTTCGTCCGCTCGGGCCAGGTGCTCCTCCAGGTCGCGATCCAGAACGACTACGAGGGCGGCACCCACCAGAGTGACCTGATCAAGATGGCGACGTCGATGGCCAAACGGCTGCCGAAGCCCAAGGCGGGTCGGTGA
- a CDS encoding class I adenylate-forming enzyme family protein — translation MAPPADTTAAEDVEPQRPIPRFLTEFTPTRFRRRLSPFSRVPKHSKMGETWHVAARTAPDELVIVDRPADIDPDGPEVRTYTQWAELVDRAAAWLHKAGVRPWDRVAVLKANHLDIVVLGCAIARIGAIPCMFSGSYGPEAMIPMLERLERPFLLTDRKHLDKCGITPQVVADLTVKTISVDAVEDRPDVLRLDDFKDAPPVQPTMREFAEPVVITHTSGTTGVPKLVMHSAESIYAMAIVETERWPRFGLRRSDTVAFCDPYTHERLTTMQLAMAAVGPRIIYLSDPLSPRVRELLAEHKPTLVEALPNIYLAWEPLARDPAGLFSNVREYVNSFDAIHTRTIRTFMAATKRKFPIWVQSWSQSENGALCIRPFFRFVVRRKGHRPPPTQLIGWPIPFHAKMRAVNPETGQEVPRGQVGMIEIDQPGRCLAYVGEQDRHDLKCTGRWWSTGDLGIINKWGAVRIVDREIDRIPNGSAIEFEDLILDRIDYTTEVVVLPVAGGLPVPVVSTTDDVPLDKGDWARAVADLAPMADPIQIRWDEFPRTGTWKIRRVALREQLLDGAKAIGIGRWT, via the coding sequence GTGGCTCCACCCGCCGACACGACGGCCGCCGAAGACGTCGAGCCGCAGCGGCCCATCCCGCGGTTCCTGACCGAGTTCACCCCCACCCGGTTCCGCCGCCGGCTCAGTCCGTTCTCGCGTGTACCGAAGCACTCGAAGATGGGCGAGACCTGGCACGTGGCGGCGCGGACCGCGCCGGACGAACTGGTCATCGTGGACCGCCCGGCCGACATCGACCCCGACGGCCCCGAGGTCCGGACCTACACCCAGTGGGCGGAGCTGGTCGACCGGGCCGCCGCCTGGCTACACAAGGCCGGCGTCCGGCCGTGGGACCGGGTGGCCGTCCTCAAGGCGAACCACCTGGACATCGTCGTCCTCGGGTGCGCGATCGCCCGGATCGGCGCGATCCCCTGCATGTTCTCCGGCTCCTACGGCCCGGAGGCGATGATCCCCATGTTGGAGCGGCTGGAACGGCCGTTCCTGCTGACCGACCGGAAGCACCTCGACAAGTGCGGCATCACGCCGCAGGTGGTGGCGGACCTGACCGTCAAGACGATCAGCGTGGACGCGGTCGAGGACCGCCCGGACGTGCTGCGCCTGGACGACTTCAAGGACGCGCCGCCGGTCCAGCCCACCATGCGCGAGTTCGCCGAGCCGGTGGTCATCACCCACACCTCCGGCACCACCGGGGTGCCGAAGCTGGTCATGCACTCCGCCGAGTCGATCTACGCGATGGCGATCGTGGAGACCGAGCGCTGGCCCCGGTTCGGGCTACGGCGCAGCGACACCGTGGCGTTCTGCGACCCGTACACGCACGAGCGGCTCACCACGATGCAGCTGGCGATGGCCGCGGTCGGCCCGCGCATCATCTACCTCTCCGACCCGCTCTCCCCCCGGGTCCGGGAGCTGCTGGCGGAGCACAAGCCGACCCTGGTCGAGGCGCTGCCGAACATCTACCTCGCCTGGGAGCCGCTGGCCCGCGACCCGGCCGGCCTGTTCAGCAACGTCCGCGAGTACGTCAACTCCTTCGACGCCATCCACACCCGCACCATCCGGACCTTCATGGCCGCCACGAAGCGCAAGTTCCCGATCTGGGTCCAGTCCTGGAGCCAGAGCGAGAACGGCGCGCTGTGCATCCGGCCGTTCTTCCGGTTCGTGGTGCGACGCAAGGGGCACCGGCCGCCGCCCACCCAGCTGATCGGCTGGCCCATCCCGTTCCACGCCAAGATGCGGGCGGTCAACCCGGAGACCGGGCAGGAGGTCCCGCGCGGGCAGGTCGGCATGATCGAGATCGACCAGCCCGGACGGTGCCTCGCCTACGTCGGCGAGCAGGACCGGCACGACCTGAAGTGCACCGGCCGGTGGTGGAGCACCGGCGACCTCGGCATCATCAACAAGTGGGGCGCCGTCCGGATCGTGGACCGGGAGATCGACCGGATCCCCAACGGCAGCGCGATCGAGTTCGAGGACCTGATCCTCGACCGGATCGACTACACCACCGAGGTCGTCGTCCTCCCGGTCGCCGGTGGGCTGCCGGTGCCGGTGGTGAGCACCACGGACGACGTGCCCCTGGACAAGGGCGACTGGGCGCGGGCGGTCGCCGACCTCGCTCCGATGGCCGATCCGATCCAGATCAGGTGGGACGAGTTCCCGCGCACCGGCACCTGGAAGATCCGTCGGGTGGCGCTGCGGGAACAACTGCTCGACGGCGCCAAGGCGATCGGCATCGGACGCTGGACCTGA
- a CDS encoding MMPL family transporter has product MEGKTAMLDVLGRLTHRVRWWVIAGAVVFLAAAGAWGANAFDDLAAGGFTYAASESSRAEEVERDRLGRNDADVVVLFGHDRWTVEDPAYRDAARQVLDRLPADRIEGVTDYWRTNASALVSTDRRETFAAVQIAGATENDRLTNYLAVRESLTSPDLDVTVGGPLALIDDVNTQSKADLTRAEALALPILFLLLVLIFRNVLAALLPVLVGVLAIVGSLAGLRLLAQFTDVSIFAVNVVTLLGLGLAVDYSLFMVSRFREELGAGHPVPQALRRTMVTAGRTIVVSAVTVALALASLAVFPQVFLRSIAVGGVAAVLLAGFFSLTVMAAMLALLGPRLRERRRRSGDADPDSGAWARIARTVMRRPVLVGGAVIAVLVLLGLPFLRISYGWLDTRVLPATAESRQVQDTLAESFPESVTRPIDAVVTLDGPAAEPAGRAELAAYVDRVAALPDVRHADVTGLSGDTARVTVRFDVEPISAQGRELVDAVRAVEPPTGGTVLVGGDAAGFADLMDMLTSRLPWMALLVLVTTFALLFFSFGSLVLPVKAILMNVLSLTAAFGAVVWIFQDGHLDGLLRFTSTGNIDVVQPILIFAVAFGLSMDYEVFLLSRIREHYDLVGENTEAVAVGLQRSGRIITSAALLLVVVIVSFATSSVLVVKIIGVGLAIAVVVDATIVRALLMPATMRLLGRLNWWVPGPLRPLYNRWGIREGGPAD; this is encoded by the coding sequence ATGGAAGGGAAGACTGCGATGTTGGACGTCCTCGGCCGGCTCACGCACCGGGTGCGCTGGTGGGTGATCGCCGGGGCCGTGGTGTTCCTCGCCGCGGCCGGCGCCTGGGGCGCCAACGCCTTCGACGACCTGGCCGCCGGCGGCTTCACCTACGCGGCGAGCGAGAGCTCCCGGGCCGAGGAGGTCGAACGGGACCGGCTCGGACGCAACGACGCGGACGTCGTCGTGCTCTTCGGCCACGACCGGTGGACGGTCGAGGATCCCGCGTACCGCGACGCTGCCCGGCAGGTCCTCGACCGGCTCCCGGCCGACCGGATCGAGGGCGTCACCGACTACTGGCGGACCAACGCGTCCGCCCTGGTCAGCACCGATCGGCGGGAGACGTTCGCGGCGGTGCAGATCGCCGGCGCCACCGAGAACGACCGACTCACCAACTACCTGGCCGTCCGGGAGAGCCTCACCAGTCCGGACCTCGACGTCACGGTCGGCGGCCCGCTGGCGCTGATCGACGACGTCAACACGCAGAGCAAGGCGGACCTGACCCGCGCCGAGGCGTTGGCCCTGCCCATCCTGTTCCTGCTGCTCGTCCTCATCTTCCGCAACGTGCTGGCGGCGCTGCTGCCGGTGCTGGTCGGGGTGCTGGCGATCGTGGGCTCGTTGGCCGGTCTACGGCTGCTGGCACAGTTCACCGACGTCTCGATCTTCGCCGTCAACGTGGTCACCCTGCTCGGCCTCGGACTGGCCGTCGACTACAGCCTCTTCATGGTGAGCCGGTTCCGGGAGGAGCTCGGTGCGGGCCACCCGGTGCCGCAGGCGCTGCGGCGGACCATGGTCACCGCCGGCCGGACGATCGTCGTGTCCGCGGTGACCGTCGCGCTCGCCCTGGCCAGCCTGGCCGTCTTCCCCCAGGTGTTCCTGCGGTCCATCGCCGTCGGCGGGGTCGCTGCGGTGCTGCTGGCCGGGTTCTTCTCCCTGACCGTGATGGCCGCGATGCTCGCCCTGCTCGGTCCCCGCCTGCGGGAGCGGCGTCGCCGGTCGGGCGACGCCGACCCGGACTCCGGCGCGTGGGCGCGGATCGCCCGGACGGTGATGCGCCGCCCCGTCCTGGTCGGGGGCGCGGTCATCGCCGTGCTGGTGCTGCTCGGCCTGCCGTTCCTGCGCATCTCCTACGGCTGGTTGGACACCCGGGTCCTGCCCGCCACGGCGGAGAGCCGGCAGGTCCAGGACACCCTGGCGGAGTCGTTCCCGGAGAGCGTGACCCGGCCGATCGACGCCGTCGTCACGCTGGACGGCCCGGCGGCCGAACCCGCCGGGCGGGCGGAACTCGCCGCCTACGTGGACCGGGTGGCCGCGCTGCCCGACGTGCGGCACGCGGACGTCACCGGCCTCTCCGGCGACACCGCGCGGGTCACCGTACGGTTCGACGTGGAGCCGATCTCCGCGCAGGGACGGGAACTGGTCGACGCGGTACGCGCCGTCGAACCGCCCACCGGCGGCACGGTGCTGGTCGGCGGTGACGCCGCCGGCTTCGCCGACCTGATGGACATGCTCACCTCCCGGCTGCCGTGGATGGCGCTGCTGGTGCTGGTCACCACGTTCGCGCTGCTGTTCTTCTCGTTCGGCTCGCTGGTGCTGCCGGTCAAGGCGATCCTGATGAACGTGCTGAGCCTGACGGCGGCGTTCGGCGCGGTGGTGTGGATCTTCCAGGACGGCCACCTCGACGGACTGCTCCGGTTCACCTCCACCGGCAACATCGACGTGGTGCAACCGATCCTGATCTTCGCGGTCGCGTTCGGACTGTCCATGGACTACGAGGTGTTCCTGCTTTCCCGCATCCGCGAGCACTACGACCTGGTCGGGGAGAACACCGAGGCGGTCGCCGTCGGCCTGCAACGCTCGGGTCGGATCATCACCAGCGCGGCCCTGCTGCTGGTGGTGGTGATCGTGTCGTTCGCGACGTCGAGCGTGCTGGTCGTGAAGATCATCGGCGTCGGGCTGGCCATCGCCGTCGTCGTCGACGCCACCATCGTGCGGGCGCTGCTGATGCCCGCCACCATGCGGCTGCTCGGCCGGCTCAACTGGTGGGTGCCGGGGCCCCTGCGACCGCTCTACAACCGGTGGGGCATCCGCGAGGGCGGTCCGGCCGACTGA